The nucleotide sequence GAGCTTGATGATCAGGGGAGCTCCTCCCACTTTGTCGATCAATTGTTTTTCACCACCTTTGGAGAAATTGGTAAAGGCTGTCTTGGGCATGCCCAAACCTTCTCTAGAAAGTATCTGTAAACTCCTTAATTTGTCCCTGCTTCTTACAATGGCCTGGGACTCTACGGCTGAGAATGCTCCCATCAGTTCAAACTGCCGAACTACGGCAGTGCCGTAAAAAGTTACTGAAGCTCCGATCCTTGGGATGATGGCCTGGATGTCACTTAGTTTTTCTCCCTTATAAAATATAGAGGGGCCTTCCTGCTCGATGACCAAGTCACAGAGGGAGTGGTCGATGATGAGCGCCTCATGCCCTGCATCTTCTATGGCTTCTTTTAGTCTCCTTGTTGAGTAAAGGTTTGGGTTTCTTGAAAGTACGGCTATTCTCATGGCTGTGAAGCTTTATGTTTTTTTGATAGGTTGGTTTCATCTACATCTACGATGAACTTTCCTTTTAGCATTTTTCGGCCTAATAGGATGGCATTGCGCATTTTAGACCGGTCCGATAAGGTGAACTCTGTTTCGAACTCCTGGTTAAACATCAGGACTTTGGTGGAGACCTTGTACCTTAATTCTGCTCCTCCAAAGGAGTTTTTTACTTTTTTCTGGCTGTATTTTTCGGTTTGTATAAGCTTGCCATTATAAAGGCGATGCTTGGGAGATAGGAGTTTGAATTCCAATATTTTTTTGCCATTAATCTCCTTTTCCTCCATCCATTCGCAATGTATGGCATTGGTATATGCTCCAGTATCCACCTTGGAGGAAATCATGTCCAGGTCCCATTCAGGAAGGCTGATTTTTTCTCTTCTGCCGATAATGAACTTTTTCATTCTGTCTCTTTTTTTCTTAGGACTTTGGCCATGTTAAAGGAAAGATCAGCAAAAAGGATTTTGGCATTTGCGTTTCTTTCTAAGTGGTAGTGAGCGGTGTTCAGTAATTGGTAAATACTGAGGATTTTATTTTCGGTCAGCGCTTTTAGACTGAAGTTTTCTATAAATTCCATGTCGTTTGGAGCGGTACGCATCAGATCTTCCAGTTGACTTCTTTTCAACAAACTTTCCCTTAGTATGTTTAGGCCAGTCAGGAAAAGGGCTTTTTGCCCTTCCTTGTCCAAGGTTTGGAAGTTGTCCGACCAAGAAAGAATATTATTGATGTCCAGTGTGAAACAAAGCCGCATCCAGTCCCGGAATTTAGCGGTGTTTTCGTCGACTACCTGATCTGCCAGTCGATAAGCTTCCCGCATGTTTCCATTGGCCAAAGGGGCGATTTGCATTCCTGCCTCTCGGGAGCAGAGTCCTTCGGCAATGAGGTGATCCTTGATCTCTTCATCAGTAAATGCCCTTACCAAGACTTTTTGGGTCCTGGAAAGAATAGTCGTCAGCAGCTGCTCCGGTTGATGGGCAATCATTAAGAACAAGGTCTTTTCAGGTGGCTCTTCCAAAACTTTCAATAGGGCATTGGCCGAGGCGGTATGCATCAGTTCTGGGATCCAAACCAGGATCACTTTATATCCTCCCTCAAATGATTTAAGGGAAATGGTTTTTATAATTTGCTTGGCGGCAGCTTTGGAGATGTTCAGTTGCTTCTTCTCAAATCCATTATGGTATATCCAGTCTTGAAGGCTTCCGTAGGGCCTCTGTAGCACAAACTCCCTCCATGGGCCAAGGATGTCTACTTTTTTGCCATTTCCATCATCATCTTCTTTGACAAGGCTTCCGGGCACAGGGAAAGTAAAGCTCAGGTCGGGGTGAACCAGTTTTGCCATTTTTTGGCAGGCACTGCATACGCCACAGGCATCTTGTTCGCTTGGATTTTCACAGTTGACATAAGTGGCCAAAGCCAGGGCCATTTTTAGGTTGGCAGAAC is from Echinicola marina and encodes:
- a CDS encoding ATP-dependent zinc protease family protein — translated: MKKFIIGRREKISLPEWDLDMISSKVDTGAYTNAIHCEWMEEKEINGKKILEFKLLSPKHRLYNGKLIQTEKYSQKKVKNSFGGAELRYKVSTKVLMFNQEFETEFTLSDRSKMRNAILLGRKMLKGKFIVDVDETNLSKKHKASQP
- a CDS encoding DNA polymerase III subunit; this translates as MLFSSIPGLQETKDKLIKAIKNNHLAHALLFHGPEGSANLKMALALATYVNCENPSEQDACGVCSACQKMAKLVHPDLSFTFPVPGSLVKEDDDGNGKKVDILGPWREFVLQRPYGSLQDWIYHNGFEKKQLNISKAAAKQIIKTISLKSFEGGYKVILVWIPELMHTASANALLKVLEEPPEKTLFLMIAHQPEQLLTTILSRTQKVLVRAFTDEEIKDHLIAEGLCSREAGMQIAPLANGNMREAYRLADQVVDENTAKFRDWMRLCFTLDINNILSWSDNFQTLDKEGQKALFLTGLNILRESLLKRSQLEDLMRTAPNDMEFIENFSLKALTENKILSIYQLLNTAHYHLERNANAKILFADLSFNMAKVLRKKETE